The following are encoded together in the Oncorhynchus gorbuscha isolate QuinsamMale2020 ecotype Even-year linkage group LG03, OgorEven_v1.0, whole genome shotgun sequence genome:
- the LOC124030804 gene encoding protein SYS1 homolog isoform X1 → MGSHFRSYIWDPVLILSQIVLMQCIYYSFLGLWLAVVDSLVQTNRSLDQIFSYEVLGFATMQGRLSMMAFILNSLTCALGLLFFIRRGKQCLDFTITVHFFHMIGCWLYNAHLPAALSWWLVNVACMALMAVIGEYLCMRTELRAIPVNSGPKSNL, encoded by the exons ATGGGCAGTCATTTCCGCAGTTACATCTGGGACCCGGTCCTCATTTTGTCTCAGATTGTGTTGATGCAATGCATCTACTACAGCTTCCTGGGTTTGTGGCTGGCTGTTGTGGACAGTCTTGTACAAACCAACAGATCACTGGACCAGATCTTCAGTTATGAG GTTCTTGGATTTGCAACAATGCAGGGCAGACTCTCAATGATGGCGTTCATCTTGAACTCACTGACCTG TGCCCTGGGCCTGTTGTTCTTTATCCGCCGAGGGAAGCAGTGTCTGGACTTCACTATCACCGTGCACTTCTTCCACATGATAGGCTGTTGGCTCTACAATGCCCACCTCCCGGCGGCcctgtcctggtggctggtcaACGTGGCCTGCATGGCTCTGATGGCGGTGATTGGAGAGTACCTATGCATGCGGACTGAGCTCAGGGCCATCCCAGTCAACAGTGGACCCAAGTCTAACCTTTGA
- the LOC124030804 gene encoding protein SYS1 homolog isoform X2 gives MGSHFRSYIWDPVLILSQIVLMQCIYYSFLGLWLAVVDSLVQTNRSLDQIFSYEVLGFATMQGRLSMMAFILNSLTCLFRQCPGPVVLYPPREAVSGLHYHRALLPHDRLLALQCPPPGGPVLVAGQRGLHGSDGGDWRVPMHAD, from the exons ATGGGCAGTCATTTCCGCAGTTACATCTGGGACCCGGTCCTCATTTTGTCTCAGATTGTGTTGATGCAATGCATCTACTACAGCTTCCTGGGTTTGTGGCTGGCTGTTGTGGACAGTCTTGTACAAACCAACAGATCACTGGACCAGATCTTCAGTTATGAG GTTCTTGGATTTGCAACAATGCAGGGCAGACTCTCAATGATGGCGTTCATCTTGAACTCACTGACCTG TCTGTTTCGTCAGTGCCCTGGGCCTGTTGTTCTTTATCCGCCGAGGGAAGCAGTGTCTGGACTTCACTATCACCGTGCACTTCTTCCACATGATAGGCTGTTGGCTCTACAATGCCCACCTCCCGGCGGCcctgtcctggtggctggtcaACGTGGCCTGCATGGCTCTGATGGCGGTGATTGGAGAGTACCTATGCATGCGGACTGA